In a single window of the Bacillus clarus genome:
- a CDS encoding FecCD family ABC transporter permease: MLHKSIVHADKNRWLNIKFICFMGLTIICLIVSIFLAIAFGAKDIHLQTVWAAFFDYNPKLTQHQIIYELRLPRVIGAAVVGAAFAVAGAVMQGVTRNPLADAGVLGINAGAMFVVALSFAFFPHMPYSYLMVVSFLGAVLSTVLIFIIGSATSGGLTPMRLTIAGAVMAALLHSLSSGIAIYYDLSQDLAFWYAGGVAGVKWDHLKFLVPIILATIVFAVVLGRSISLLSMGDDVATNLGAKTNRTRILGMIIVVILAGVSVSAVGSIGFVGLVIPHIARKLVGVNYRLIILMSALLGAMLLVLADLGARTVNPPKELAIGIMVALVGVPFFLYIARKVGREL, encoded by the coding sequence ATGTTACATAAGTCTATTGTACATGCGGACAAAAATCGTTGGCTAAATATTAAGTTCATATGTTTTATGGGCTTAACAATTATATGCTTAATAGTATCTATATTTTTAGCCATTGCATTTGGTGCAAAGGATATTCATTTGCAAACTGTGTGGGCGGCGTTTTTTGATTACAATCCAAAATTAACGCAGCATCAAATTATTTATGAATTAAGGTTGCCAAGAGTAATCGGTGCAGCAGTTGTAGGAGCTGCTTTTGCAGTTGCTGGTGCTGTCATGCAAGGAGTAACGCGAAATCCTTTAGCGGATGCGGGGGTGCTTGGAATCAATGCCGGGGCGATGTTTGTAGTAGCACTTAGCTTTGCGTTCTTCCCCCATATGCCATATTCCTATTTAATGGTTGTTTCTTTTTTAGGGGCTGTCCTGAGCACGGTACTTATTTTTATTATCGGATCAGCAACATCGGGTGGGTTAACACCGATGCGGTTAACAATTGCTGGAGCGGTTATGGCAGCTCTTTTACATTCATTAAGTTCAGGAATTGCAATTTATTATGATTTAAGTCAAGATTTAGCGTTTTGGTATGCTGGTGGTGTTGCAGGGGTAAAGTGGGATCACTTGAAATTTTTAGTACCAATTATTCTCGCAACTATTGTCTTCGCGGTAGTATTAGGGCGCTCTATTTCACTCCTATCAATGGGAGATGATGTTGCTACGAATTTAGGTGCAAAAACGAACCGAACGAGAATACTTGGGATGATTATAGTAGTCATTCTTGCAGGTGTTTCTGTTTCAGCTGTTGGTTCCATTGGATTTGTAGGACTTGTCATCCCGCATATTGCTAGAAAATTAGTGGGCGTTAATTATAGGCTTATTATTCTTATGTCAGCACTATTAGGAGCTATGTTATTAGTTTTAGCTGATTTAGGGGCAAGAACAGTAAACCCTCCTAAAGAACTTGCGATAGGAATTATGGTAGCTCTTGTAGGAGTTCCGTTTTTCCTCTATATAGCACGTAAAGTAGGGAGGGAGCTATAA
- a CDS encoding ABC transporter ATP-binding protein produces MNTVLEVKNLNKNYDNFSLKDVTFSLEQDCITGFIGTNGSGKTTTIKAILGLVLKDSGKINFLGKDMDKHERKSKNKIGIVLDEGYFYDELTLKEMKNVIAPSYTDWDESVFLAYIKKFNLHLGQKIATLSKGMRMKFAVALALSHHADLLIMDEPTSGLDPLVRSELMDILLNFMKEPGKSVFFSTHITSDLDKIADMIILIDNGKILVNEEKDVLVETHALVKGDNRLINEQTKKLFLNLNQTNYGFKGITHKIDDVRRLMPDILMERPTIEDIMLSYIGGNNYVN; encoded by the coding sequence ATGAATACAGTATTAGAAGTGAAAAATCTAAATAAAAATTACGATAATTTTTCATTAAAAGATGTTACATTTTCACTTGAGCAGGACTGTATAACTGGTTTTATTGGTACGAACGGTTCTGGGAAAACCACTACTATTAAAGCTATCCTTGGACTTGTACTGAAGGATTCGGGAAAAATTAATTTTTTAGGAAAAGATATGGATAAACATGAGAGAAAATCCAAAAACAAAATTGGTATCGTACTAGATGAGGGATATTTTTATGATGAATTAACATTGAAAGAAATGAAAAACGTGATTGCCCCTTCCTATACTGACTGGGATGAATCGGTTTTCTTAGCTTATATTAAAAAGTTCAATCTACATCTAGGACAAAAAATTGCAACACTCTCCAAAGGAATGAGGATGAAATTTGCAGTTGCTTTGGCTTTATCTCATCATGCAGACCTATTGATAATGGATGAACCAACAAGTGGGCTTGATCCATTGGTACGAAGCGAACTAATGGATATTCTTCTAAATTTTATGAAAGAACCAGGGAAAAGCGTCTTTTTTTCTACACATATTACCTCAGATTTAGATAAAATTGCGGATATGATTATTTTAATAGATAATGGCAAAATTTTAGTTAATGAAGAAAAAGATGTGCTAGTAGAAACACACGCATTGGTAAAAGGTGATAATCGATTGATTAATGAACAAACAAAAAAACTATTTTTGAATTTGAACCAGACTAACTATGGTTTTAAAGGAATTACTCATAAAATAGATGATGTACGTCGGCTTATGCCTGATATATTAATGGAAAGACCGACTATAGAAGATATAATGCTTTCTTACATTGGGGGAAACAACTATGTTAATTAA
- a CDS encoding FecCD family ABC transporter permease — MKDLFNTDKKRAITVTTIFGCMSIAVILISLNTGTLSVPPLKVIQTLFGYGDFESATVLYDYRMPRIIITMLAGIGLGVSGAILQGLSRNALADPGILGLHSGASFGLIVFVTLFHSINEKASILIPLFTFGGGVLAAFLIILLASDRSKGLLPIRLILVGIAVSAGFSAISLFFSLRLNDETYTFASRWLVGNVWGRDWVHVFVLLPWILVLTPYAWLKSKTLNALSLGDSVAAGLGVSVQKERLLLLATAVGLSCASVSMAGGIGFIGLVSPHIARKLVGSTYEYSLPLTGLIGMIILVLADTIGRSLFEPNSIPAGVVVAALGAPYFLYLLTKTK; from the coding sequence GTGAAGGATCTTTTTAACACGGATAAAAAGAGAGCTATTACTGTAACTACAATTTTCGGATGTATGAGTATCGCTGTAATTTTAATTAGTTTAAATACGGGTACGCTGAGCGTTCCACCACTCAAAGTGATTCAAACGCTTTTTGGATATGGTGATTTTGAGAGTGCTACAGTGCTATACGATTATCGTATGCCAAGAATTATAATCACAATGTTAGCAGGTATTGGCCTTGGGGTTTCTGGAGCGATTTTGCAAGGATTATCTCGTAATGCACTTGCAGATCCTGGTATTCTCGGATTACATTCTGGTGCTTCTTTCGGGCTTATTGTATTCGTTACTCTTTTTCATTCTATTAATGAGAAAGCATCAATTTTAATACCGTTATTTACGTTTGGCGGGGGAGTGTTAGCTGCATTTCTTATTATTCTACTTGCGAGTGACCGGTCAAAAGGTTTACTTCCAATTAGACTTATTCTCGTTGGAATTGCAGTTTCAGCTGGTTTTAGTGCGATTTCGTTATTTTTCTCTCTTCGTTTAAATGATGAGACGTATACGTTCGCTTCTAGGTGGTTAGTTGGTAACGTGTGGGGAAGAGATTGGGTTCATGTCTTTGTATTATTACCTTGGATCCTTGTGCTTACTCCGTATGCATGGCTAAAATCAAAAACATTAAATGCTCTGTCACTAGGGGATAGCGTAGCAGCAGGCCTTGGTGTATCTGTTCAAAAAGAACGATTACTGCTTTTAGCTACAGCAGTCGGGTTATCTTGCGCAAGTGTATCAATGGCGGGAGGGATTGGCTTTATCGGTTTAGTTTCTCCTCATATTGCAAGAAAGTTAGTAGGTTCTACATATGAGTATTCTCTACCGTTGACCGGACTTATTGGGATGATTATTTTAGTACTAGCGGATACAATTGGTCGTTCTTTATTTGAGCCAAACTCTATTCCAGCTGGTGTAGTAGTAGCTGCTTTAGGAGCACCGTATTTTCTTTATTTACTTACAAAAACAAAATAA
- a CDS encoding GntR family transcriptional regulator — MKIILNNASNQPLYQQIKEQIKESIFNNELTEGEQLPSIRVLANDLHVSVLTTKRVYAELEAEGFIVTRVGKGTYVAPTNLELLMESKRHMVETKLTEVCQMARRIGIRTEELHLMLDLILEEENE, encoded by the coding sequence ATGAAAATAATTTTAAATAACGCATCAAATCAACCTTTATATCAGCAAATAAAGGAACAAATTAAAGAATCTATATTTAACAATGAATTGACGGAAGGCGAACAATTACCATCAATCCGTGTGCTAGCTAACGATTTACATGTTAGTGTACTAACCACAAAAAGGGTCTATGCAGAACTAGAAGCTGAAGGTTTTATCGTTACAAGGGTTGGAAAAGGTACTTATGTAGCACCTACAAACTTAGAATTATTAATGGAATCTAAGCGTCACATGGTGGAGACTAAGCTAACAGAAGTATGTCAAATGGCCCGAAGGATTGGCATCCGTACCGAGGAGCTTCATTTGATGCTAGATTTAATTTTAGAGGAGGAGAATGAATAA